In one Mycobacteroides chelonae genomic region, the following are encoded:
- the dtd gene encoding D-aminoacyl-tRNA deacylase translates to MRVLVQRVTSATVSVEGEVVGAIRPEGQGLLALVGVTHDDDAQTAAQLAEKLWRLRILDEEKSAADVGAPVLVVSQFTLYANTKKGRRPAWNAAAPGSVAEPIVTAFADALRNLGAQVEAGIFGAHMQVELINDGPVTVLLEL, encoded by the coding sequence GTGCGTGTTCTGGTGCAGCGGGTCACGTCGGCGACAGTGTCCGTCGAGGGGGAGGTGGTCGGTGCGATCCGCCCCGAAGGCCAGGGGTTGTTGGCCCTGGTGGGTGTCACCCATGACGACGATGCCCAGACGGCCGCGCAACTCGCGGAAAAACTGTGGCGACTGCGCATCCTCGATGAGGAGAAGTCGGCCGCCGACGTCGGTGCCCCGGTACTGGTGGTCAGTCAGTTCACGTTGTATGCCAACACGAAGAAGGGGCGTCGTCCCGCATGGAATGCCGCGGCACCGGGAAGTGTCGCCGAACCTATCGTGACGGCATTCGCGGACGCACTGCGCAATCTCGGCGCACAGGTGGAAGCCGGGATTTTCGGGGCGCACATGCAGGTTGAACTGATCAACGACGGCCCGGTGACCGTGCTGCTGGAGCTCTAG
- the cysC gene encoding adenylyl-sulfate kinase has product MSPQTIETTEPAQELIRIATAGSVDDGKSTLIGRLLYDSKSIFADQLAAVEASSKAKGETHTNLALLTDGLRAEREQGITIDVAHRYFSTPARKFIIADTPGHEQYTRNMVTGASTADLAIILVDARNGLTQQTRRHAFITSLLGVEHVVLCINKMDLVDWSPQRFDEIKEEFRRFATKLELHDLTVIPVSALLGDNIVTRSANTPWYEGPSLLHHIEQVHISSDRNLIDARFPIQYVIRPQGGAAAPGAEHITDLHDFRAVAGTVASGVFKPGDEIVALPSGFTSTVSAIWGPGGAVVDEAFAGSAVSVQLADQLDLGRGDMLCRPNNRPLVGGQIDAMVCWFTDVSTLSEGSRFVMQHANSTVKAAVAGLDYRLDVNSLHRDQEAKELKLNEIGRVQLRLQRPIMFDPYRRNRTTGSFILVDEATNNTVAAGMISGPTLHQSKVVWHSSAVSREERSTKGGTIWITGLSASGKSTVAVELERRLVAMGIPAYRLDGDNLRHGLNADLGFSAADRAENVRRVGAVAQILSDSGVVAVAALISPYQADRDKIRAQHEKAGLPFIEVFVDTPVEVCEQRDPKGMYAKARAGEISDFTGVNAPYEAPVNAELVLRPQEGNPEQQAAAILEYWLSV; this is encoded by the coding sequence ATGAGCCCGCAGACCATCGAAACCACCGAACCTGCCCAGGAGCTCATCCGCATCGCCACGGCGGGCAGCGTCGACGACGGCAAGTCCACCCTCATCGGTCGTCTGCTGTACGACTCGAAGTCGATCTTCGCCGATCAGCTGGCCGCCGTGGAAGCCAGCAGCAAGGCCAAGGGCGAGACACATACCAACCTGGCACTACTCACCGACGGGCTGCGCGCCGAGCGTGAGCAGGGCATCACCATCGACGTCGCGCACCGCTACTTCTCCACGCCCGCACGCAAATTCATCATTGCGGACACCCCGGGGCATGAACAGTACACCCGCAATATGGTGACCGGCGCCTCGACCGCTGACCTGGCGATCATTCTGGTCGATGCCCGCAACGGGCTGACACAACAGACTCGCCGGCACGCGTTCATCACCTCGCTGCTCGGTGTCGAGCACGTGGTGCTGTGCATCAACAAGATGGATCTGGTCGACTGGTCCCCTCAGCGTTTCGACGAAATCAAAGAGGAATTCCGCAGATTCGCCACCAAACTGGAGCTGCATGACCTCACCGTCATTCCCGTGTCGGCGCTCCTGGGCGACAACATCGTCACCCGGTCGGCGAATACCCCTTGGTATGAGGGTCCGTCGTTGTTGCACCATATTGAGCAGGTACATATTTCGTCAGACCGCAACCTGATCGATGCCCGCTTTCCCATCCAGTACGTCATCCGCCCCCAGGGCGGTGCGGCGGCACCGGGCGCCGAGCACATCACCGACCTACACGACTTCCGGGCCGTGGCCGGAACCGTTGCCAGCGGCGTATTCAAGCCTGGCGACGAGATCGTCGCGTTGCCATCAGGTTTCACCTCAACCGTATCGGCGATCTGGGGTCCGGGTGGCGCGGTCGTGGATGAGGCCTTCGCCGGAAGCGCGGTAAGCGTGCAACTTGCCGACCAGCTCGACCTGGGCCGCGGCGACATGCTCTGCCGGCCGAACAATCGGCCACTGGTAGGTGGCCAGATCGATGCCATGGTGTGCTGGTTCACCGATGTTTCCACCCTCTCCGAGGGATCGCGATTCGTGATGCAGCATGCCAACTCGACGGTGAAAGCCGCCGTTGCCGGCCTTGACTACCGGCTCGACGTGAACAGCCTGCACCGGGACCAGGAAGCAAAGGAACTGAAGCTCAACGAGATCGGACGCGTGCAGTTGCGACTGCAGCGACCGATCATGTTCGATCCGTACCGGCGCAACCGGACCACCGGCAGCTTCATCCTGGTCGACGAGGCCACCAACAACACGGTCGCCGCCGGCATGATCTCCGGCCCGACTCTGCACCAGTCCAAGGTGGTCTGGCACTCGTCCGCGGTTTCTCGCGAGGAACGCTCCACCAAGGGCGGGACGATATGGATCACCGGGCTCTCCGCATCCGGAAAATCTACCGTGGCAGTTGAATTGGAGCGGCGGCTGGTGGCAATGGGCATCCCCGCCTATCGGCTCGATGGCGACAATCTGCGGCACGGCCTCAATGCGGACCTCGGATTCTCGGCGGCCGACCGCGCCGAAAACGTTCGCCGCGTGGGCGCCGTCGCCCAGATTCTTTCCGACTCCGGGGTGGTCGCGGTGGCCGCGCTCATCAGTCCGTATCAAGCCGATCGGGACAAAATCCGGGCCCAGCACGAAAAGGCCGGGCTGCCCTTTATCGAGGTGTTCGTCGACACTCCCGTGGAGGTCTGCGAGCAGCGCGACCCGAAGGGCATGTACGCCAAGGCCCGTGCCGGGGAGATCAGCGACTTCACCGGAGTCAACGCGCCCTACGAGGCCCCGGTGAACGCCGAGCTGGTGTTGCGTCCGCAGGAAGGCAATCCAGAACAGCAGGCGGCCGCGATCCTGGAGTACTGGTTGTCTGTCTAG
- a CDS encoding Rieske 2Fe-2S domain-containing protein has translation MSTDTAGIGVREIDVGELPTRYARGWHCLGVAESFRDGEPHAIDAFGTKLVVFADTQGDIKVLDGYCRHMGGDLSQGSIKGDNVACPFHDWRWGGDGKCKLVPYAKRTPKLARTRSWTTDVKSGLLFVWHDAEGNGPTDDVEIPEVPEFADDGWTTWDWNTIVIEGSNCREIVDNVTDMAHFYYIHFGFPTFFKNVFEGHIASQYLRTVGRPDVQLGGSSQYTGEQILDSEASYFGPSFMINWLHNNYGGYKAESILINCHYPIDQNSFVLQYGVIVQKPEGMDEKMTGKLSRAMTKGVGQGFLQDVEIWKNKTRIDNPLLVEEDGAVYQMRRWYSQFYVDKADVTPEMTDRFELEIDTTKANEFWHGEVDENLKRQADEKASAEAQAEAEAPAEATQS, from the coding sequence ATGAGCACAGATACCGCAGGAATCGGCGTTCGCGAGATCGACGTCGGCGAGCTTCCCACGCGCTATGCCCGTGGTTGGCACTGCCTGGGCGTCGCAGAATCGTTCAGGGACGGAGAGCCGCACGCCATCGACGCGTTCGGCACCAAGCTGGTCGTATTCGCCGACACTCAGGGCGATATCAAGGTCCTCGACGGATACTGCCGTCACATGGGCGGCGACCTCTCCCAGGGCAGCATCAAGGGCGACAACGTCGCCTGCCCGTTCCACGACTGGCGCTGGGGCGGCGACGGCAAGTGCAAGCTGGTGCCCTACGCCAAGCGCACCCCCAAGCTGGCCCGCACCCGCAGCTGGACCACCGACGTCAAGAGCGGCCTGCTCTTCGTCTGGCATGACGCCGAGGGCAACGGCCCGACGGATGATGTGGAGATTCCGGAAGTTCCGGAGTTCGCCGACGACGGCTGGACCACCTGGGACTGGAACACCATCGTCATCGAAGGTTCCAACTGCCGCGAAATCGTGGACAACGTCACCGATATGGCGCACTTCTACTACATCCACTTCGGATTCCCAACGTTCTTCAAGAATGTCTTCGAGGGGCACATCGCCTCGCAGTACCTGCGCACCGTTGGCCGTCCCGATGTGCAGCTCGGTGGTTCCTCGCAGTACACCGGCGAGCAGATCCTCGATTCGGAAGCCTCGTACTTCGGGCCTTCCTTCATGATCAACTGGCTGCACAACAACTATGGCGGCTACAAGGCCGAGTCAATCCTGATCAACTGCCACTACCCGATCGACCAGAATTCCTTCGTGCTGCAGTACGGCGTCATCGTGCAGAAGCCCGAGGGCATGGACGAGAAGATGACCGGCAAGCTCTCGCGCGCCATGACCAAGGGTGTGGGACAAGGCTTCCTGCAGGACGTAGAGATCTGGAAGAACAAGACCCGTATCGACAACCCGCTGCTGGTCGAGGAGGACGGCGCCGTCTACCAGATGCGCCGGTGGTACTCGCAGTTCTACGTCGACAAGGCCGACGTCACTCCGGAAATGACCGACCGATTCGAACTCGAAATCGACACCACCAAGGCCAACGAATTCTGGCACGGCGAGGTCGACGAAAACCTGAAGCGGCAAGCGGACGAAAAGGCTTCCGCAGAAGCTCAAGCCGAGGCCGAAGCTCCCGCCGAGGCGACGCAAAGCTAG
- a CDS encoding glutamate--cysteine ligase, with amino-acid sequence MARPIEFRGSPRPTLGVEWEFALVDAQSRDLTNEASAVLAAIGETPHVHKELLRNTIEVVTGICGTVAEAMDDLQTTLATVRPTVQSMGMELFCAGTHPFARWSAQQLTDAPRYDELIARTQWWGRQMLIWGVHVHVGISSKHKVMPIVTSMLNYYPHLLALSASSPMWEGQDTGYASNRAMMFQQLPTAGLPFHFQTWEQFEGFVDDQMKTGIIDQLNEIRWDIRPSPALGTVEIRIFDGISNVAELEALVALTHCLVVDLDRKLEAGESLPTMPPWHVQENKWRSARYGLDAVIILDEDSNERLVTEDLDDLLTRLQPIARLLECETELAAVEDIYRHGGSYQRQRRVAEEHDGDLGAVVDSVVNELETER; translated from the coding sequence GTGGCCCGCCCGATCGAATTTCGCGGGTCACCGCGACCCACGCTGGGGGTTGAGTGGGAATTCGCGCTCGTCGACGCCCAGAGCAGAGACCTCACCAACGAGGCCTCCGCGGTACTGGCGGCGATCGGCGAGACACCGCACGTGCACAAGGAGCTGCTGCGTAACACCATCGAGGTGGTGACGGGCATCTGCGGGACGGTCGCCGAGGCGATGGATGACCTGCAGACAACCCTCGCTACTGTGCGGCCGACCGTGCAATCGATGGGCATGGAGCTGTTTTGCGCCGGAACGCATCCCTTCGCCCGGTGGTCGGCGCAGCAGCTCACCGATGCCCCGCGATACGACGAGCTGATTGCCCGCACCCAATGGTGGGGGCGTCAGATGCTGATCTGGGGTGTGCACGTGCACGTCGGCATCTCCTCCAAGCACAAGGTGATGCCGATCGTCACCTCGATGCTCAACTACTACCCGCACCTTTTGGCGCTGTCCGCGTCATCCCCGATGTGGGAGGGGCAGGACACCGGATACGCCAGTAACCGGGCCATGATGTTCCAGCAGTTGCCCACCGCCGGTCTGCCATTCCACTTTCAGACCTGGGAGCAGTTCGAGGGCTTTGTCGACGATCAGATGAAGACTGGAATCATCGACCAACTCAACGAAATCCGTTGGGATATCAGGCCTTCACCGGCACTGGGCACCGTCGAGATCAGGATCTTCGACGGGATCTCCAACGTCGCCGAACTCGAGGCTCTGGTGGCACTGACGCACTGCCTGGTGGTGGACCTGGACCGCAAGCTGGAGGCGGGGGAGTCACTGCCCACCATGCCGCCCTGGCATGTTCAGGAAAACAAGTGGCGCAGTGCGCGTTACGGGCTCGACGCGGTCATAATCCTGGATGAGGACAGCAATGAGAGATTGGTGACCGAGGACCTCGACGATCTGCTGACTCGGCTGCAACCCATCGCGCGGCTGTTGGAATGCGAGACCGAGCTGGCCGCCGTGGAGGATATCTACCGCCATGGCGGGTCTTATCAGCGCCAGCGGCGGGTGGCCGAAGAGCATGACGGCGACCTGGGCGCGGTCGTGGACTCGGTGGTCAACGAATTGGAAACCGAGCGCTAG
- the cysD gene encoding sulfate adenylyltransferase subunit CysD, translated as MPTSPDVLRHRGSSAAESYELSHLSALEAEAVYIFREVAATFERPVLLFSGGKDSVVMLHVAAKAFWPSPLPFPVMHIDTGHNFDEVIAFRDETVGRYNLRLEIGSVQDDIDSGAVVEETGPGATRNRLQTATLLRSINEHRFDAVFGGARRDEEKARAKERVFSFRDEFGQWDPRAQRPELWNIYNGRHRKGEHIRVFPLSNWTELDIWQYIESEDITLPPLYYAHKRNVVERDGMLLADTRFLTLQPGEELVEKSVRFRTIGDATCTGAVESVASTPSAVVEEVAATRITERGATRADDRISEAGMEDRKKEGYF; from the coding sequence ATGCCGACATCGCCCGATGTTCTTCGCCACAGAGGCTCATCAGCCGCCGAGTCGTACGAGTTATCGCACTTGAGCGCGCTGGAAGCCGAGGCCGTCTACATCTTCCGCGAAGTTGCGGCGACCTTTGAAAGGCCCGTGCTGCTCTTCTCCGGCGGCAAGGATTCCGTGGTCATGCTCCACGTCGCGGCCAAGGCATTCTGGCCATCGCCGCTGCCCTTCCCCGTCATGCACATCGATACCGGGCACAACTTCGACGAGGTCATCGCTTTCCGCGACGAGACGGTTGGCCGCTACAACCTGCGGCTGGAAATCGGCAGTGTGCAGGACGACATCGACTCGGGTGCCGTCGTCGAGGAGACCGGACCAGGCGCCACGCGTAACCGCCTGCAGACCGCGACCTTGTTGCGCAGCATCAACGAGCACCGCTTCGATGCCGTGTTCGGCGGCGCGCGCCGCGACGAGGAGAAGGCCCGCGCCAAGGAGCGGGTGTTCAGCTTCCGTGACGAGTTCGGCCAATGGGATCCACGCGCCCAGCGCCCGGAACTCTGGAACATCTACAACGGTCGCCACCGCAAGGGTGAACACATCCGGGTGTTCCCGCTGTCCAACTGGACCGAGCTGGATATCTGGCAGTACATCGAATCCGAGGACATCACGCTGCCTCCGCTGTACTACGCGCATAAACGCAATGTGGTGGAACGCGACGGAATGCTGTTGGCCGACACTAGATTCCTCACCCTGCAGCCGGGCGAGGAACTCGTCGAGAAGTCCGTTCGGTTCCGCACGATCGGTGACGCGACGTGCACCGGCGCCGTCGAATCTGTCGCGTCAACTCCCAGCGCGGTAGTGGAAGAGGTTGCCGCAACCCGCATCACCGAGCGGGGAGCCACCCGCGCCGATGACCGGATCTCCGAAGCCGGCATGGAAGACCGCAAGAAGGAAGGGTATTTCTGA
- a CDS encoding IclR family transcriptional regulator, translated as MVEERDNGAGRTSPPTERVMAVLDFLARHRTERFGLSELARRLGLSKPTCLGIVTTLAESGYLIRDDRDKTYSLGPALIRVGRAAQESLRAKPASRDQLLTLTREFGHTAALSAVVSDRVTVLEVVSDPDHPVRVEVGQSYPFTPPVGLMFVLWDTDETIASWLGKDPTAPGRTADERLRKVIQECRADGYLVELLTPAGRQLYSLMAGVPGDIPNELRALLGEIVSGIGERVYLRSENYTVGSGAKVRHRVNVMSAPVYDHNGKQAMVASLYIGDDLTDAEITVRAKALVHTADGITEHIGGTKP; from the coding sequence GTGGTCGAGGAACGGGACAATGGGGCAGGCAGGACGTCGCCCCCTACCGAACGCGTGATGGCCGTACTCGATTTCCTGGCACGGCACCGCACCGAGCGCTTTGGACTTTCCGAATTGGCGCGCCGGTTAGGACTGAGCAAGCCCACCTGCCTGGGCATCGTGACCACCCTCGCCGAGTCGGGGTATCTCATCCGGGATGACCGCGACAAGACGTACAGCCTGGGCCCGGCGCTCATCCGTGTCGGCAGAGCCGCCCAGGAATCGCTGCGCGCCAAGCCGGCGAGCCGCGATCAATTACTCACGCTTACTCGAGAATTCGGGCACACCGCGGCGTTGTCCGCCGTCGTCAGCGATCGGGTCACGGTCCTGGAGGTGGTTAGTGACCCCGACCATCCAGTCCGGGTCGAGGTAGGCCAGAGTTATCCGTTCACTCCACCGGTGGGCCTGATGTTCGTGCTCTGGGACACCGACGAAACCATCGCCTCCTGGCTGGGCAAGGATCCGACCGCGCCCGGCCGTACCGCAGATGAACGGCTGCGCAAGGTAATCCAGGAGTGCCGTGCCGACGGCTATCTGGTCGAACTGCTGACCCCCGCCGGACGTCAGCTGTACTCACTCATGGCCGGGGTGCCCGGTGACATCCCCAACGAGTTGCGCGCCCTCCTCGGCGAGATCGTGTCGGGAATCGGCGAACGGGTCTACCTGCGCAGCGAGAACTACACCGTCGGCTCGGGGGCGAAAGTACGCCACCGGGTAAACGTGATGTCGGCACCGGTCTACGACCACAACGGCAAGCAGGCAATGGTCGCGAGCCTCTACATCGGCGACGACCTCACCGACGCCGAGATCACCGTGCGCGCCAAGGCTCTGGTACACACCGCGGACGGAATCACCGAACACATCGGCGGCACCAAGCCGTAG
- a CDS encoding FAD/NAD(P)-binding protein → MTRIAVVGAGAAGTLVALHLLQHAATGTLHLTLIDPDRRTGPGVPYRTADPRHLLNVPAGKLSVTAAEPADFVAWLAENGLPEASPEDFVPRELFGRYLSSAFEGARGDRVTRVHYRAVAVARHAGGLSVALCNGDEVHADTVVLAAGPNTPGTSWAPDWLRRSALFVSDPWRAGVLDNLPEDGDLLLVGTGLTMADLACTLRRPGRILHAISRGGLLPRAHRLDPHPPARVPAFVVERGDVLEQAVRYVRDVISEGADMCAAVDALRPHVGALWAGMSMGERECFLRKYRRLWDIHRHRMAPRTAAQIDGDTADGALRVHRAELQDVVASDSGVAVTLSTGQVLHVRAVINCTGPQYDLTAGADRLWNQLLADGLARPGPLNLGLDTDTDGRLLPGVVPMWAIGPLRRGNLWETTAFAEIRAQAEKLAALIGS, encoded by the coding sequence GTGACCCGTATCGCCGTAGTGGGCGCCGGCGCGGCGGGAACGCTTGTCGCCCTGCATCTACTGCAGCACGCAGCCACCGGGACGCTACATCTGACACTGATCGATCCCGATAGGAGGACCGGGCCGGGAGTGCCCTATCGCACCGCGGATCCGCGTCATCTTCTCAACGTTCCGGCGGGCAAGCTCAGTGTCACTGCTGCCGAGCCGGCAGATTTCGTTGCCTGGCTTGCTGAAAACGGCTTACCAGAGGCGAGCCCCGAGGATTTCGTTCCGCGAGAACTGTTCGGACGTTACCTCTCCAGTGCATTCGAAGGAGCACGCGGTGATCGCGTGACTCGGGTCCATTACCGCGCCGTCGCGGTGGCTCGGCACGCCGGCGGGCTCTCGGTTGCTTTATGCAATGGCGACGAGGTGCACGCCGACACCGTGGTGCTGGCGGCCGGGCCGAATACCCCCGGAACCTCCTGGGCGCCAGACTGGTTGCGGCGCAGTGCGCTCTTTGTGAGTGATCCCTGGCGCGCAGGTGTGCTCGACAACCTTCCCGAGGACGGCGACCTGCTTCTGGTCGGAACCGGTCTGACGATGGCCGACCTGGCCTGCACGCTGCGACGGCCGGGCCGAATCCTGCATGCGATATCCCGTGGTGGGCTGCTCCCGCGAGCACATCGACTAGATCCACACCCTCCGGCGCGGGTTCCAGCGTTCGTTGTTGAGCGCGGCGACGTCTTGGAGCAGGCCGTGCGTTACGTCCGGGACGTGATATCCGAGGGCGCCGACATGTGTGCGGCCGTGGATGCGCTGCGCCCCCACGTCGGCGCGTTGTGGGCGGGTATGAGTATGGGTGAACGCGAGTGTTTCCTGCGAAAATATCGCAGGCTGTGGGACATTCACCGCCATCGGATGGCGCCGCGCACTGCTGCTCAGATCGACGGGGATACCGCAGACGGTGCGTTACGTGTTCATCGTGCGGAACTGCAGGACGTTGTTGCGTCGGATTCCGGGGTCGCCGTGACGTTGTCGACAGGGCAGGTTCTCCACGTGCGCGCAGTGATCAATTGCACCGGGCCGCAATACGATCTCACCGCCGGTGCCGATCGGTTGTGGAACCAACTCCTTGCCGACGGCCTGGCGCGACCCGGCCCACTGAACCTCGGGTTGGATACCGATACCGATGGAAGGCTGCTGCCTGGGGTGGTGCCGATGTGGGCAATAGGGCCACTGAGGCGTGGAAATCTCTGGGAAACAACGGCATTCGCGGAGATTCGAGCACAGGCGGAAAAACTGGCAGCGCTGATAGGGTCGTAG
- the sodC gene encoding superoxide dismutase[Cu-Zn] codes for MMRPMVKPAVLAAGTLAAVALSLSGCSPDQPASTTPGTTPPVWTGSTAPSTAGGHGGHGGEQPIPSGEKLNATLKLADGTPVAKAEFVFQDGFATITVKTTENGKLTPGFHGLHIHSFKKCEANSTAPAGGTPGDFLSAGGHFNVPGYTGHPSSGDLVSINILKDGSGELVTTADSFTKDDLTAGNGTSIIIHEKADNFANVPPERYTQANGTAGPDDTTKSTGDAGKRVACGLIDAG; via the coding sequence ATGATGAGGCCCATGGTTAAGCCCGCCGTTCTCGCCGCCGGAACCCTTGCTGCCGTTGCCTTGTCCCTGAGTGGATGCTCCCCGGATCAGCCCGCCAGCACCACTCCGGGCACCACACCTCCGGTGTGGACCGGTTCCACGGCGCCCTCGACCGCGGGCGGCCACGGCGGCCACGGCGGCGAGCAGCCGATCCCTTCGGGTGAGAAGCTCAACGCCACGCTCAAGCTCGCCGACGGCACGCCGGTGGCCAAGGCCGAGTTCGTGTTCCAGGACGGATTCGCCACCATCACTGTGAAGACCACCGAGAATGGCAAGCTCACCCCAGGGTTCCACGGGCTGCACATCCACTCGTTCAAGAAGTGCGAGGCCAACTCCACCGCACCTGCCGGCGGGACGCCGGGTGACTTCTTGTCTGCGGGCGGACATTTCAACGTCCCCGGTTACACCGGTCATCCGTCCAGCGGCGATCTGGTGTCGATCAACATTCTCAAGGACGGCTCGGGCGAGCTGGTTACCACTGCGGATTCGTTCACCAAGGATGATCTGACCGCTGGCAACGGCACTTCGATCATCATCCACGAGAAGGCCGACAACTTCGCCAACGTTCCGCCCGAGCGGTACACCCAGGCCAATGGCACGGCAGGTCCCGACGACACCACCAAGTCGACGGGTGATGCGGGCAAGCGTGTGGCCTGCGGTCTCATCGACGCGGGCTAG
- a CDS encoding sulfotransferase family protein: MSLESNTERTSVGTVDDLHESATRLIGLDDFGDGSVDNYREALGVLLDSYHSEAGLTPLGSKMSRVFLRGALGARLLSEAAFKAHPDHAQVAIDRPIFVTGLPRTGTTALHRLLNADPMHQGLEMWLADFPQPRPARDTWDSNPVYQQLEAQFSKHHVENPEFMGLHYMSATEVEECWQLLRQSVHSVSYECLAHVPSYAQWLSQQDWTPAYRRYKANLQLIGLNDIEKRWVLKNPSHLFALDALMEVYPDALVIQTHRPAETIIASVCSLNEHATAGWSQTFVGATLGADQLDTWARGLESFKSARTKYDEAQFCDVDYFDFISDPIGTVESIYRHFGLELSASALVEMQKMNDESQKGPRAPKHVYSLADYGLSKEAVMERFAGL, from the coding sequence ATGAGTCTTGAATCAAACACCGAGCGCACCAGCGTCGGCACCGTCGACGATTTGCACGAGTCGGCCACCCGGCTGATCGGACTGGACGACTTCGGGGACGGGTCCGTCGACAACTACCGTGAAGCGCTCGGGGTGCTGCTCGACTCCTATCACAGCGAAGCCGGGCTGACCCCGTTGGGCTCCAAGATGTCTCGGGTGTTCCTGCGTGGTGCGTTGGGTGCACGGTTACTCAGCGAAGCGGCCTTCAAGGCGCACCCCGACCATGCGCAGGTCGCCATCGATCGGCCCATCTTTGTCACCGGACTACCGCGCACGGGCACCACCGCGCTGCACCGCCTCCTGAACGCCGATCCGATGCATCAGGGGCTGGAGATGTGGCTGGCCGACTTCCCGCAGCCTCGACCGGCGCGCGATACCTGGGATTCCAATCCGGTGTACCAACAGCTGGAGGCGCAGTTCTCCAAGCATCACGTGGAGAACCCGGAATTCATGGGCCTGCATTACATGTCGGCCACCGAGGTCGAGGAATGCTGGCAGCTTCTGCGGCAGTCGGTGCACTCGGTTTCGTATGAATGTCTTGCGCACGTGCCCTCCTACGCGCAGTGGTTGTCGCAGCAGGACTGGACCCCGGCCTACCGCCGCTATAAGGCCAACTTGCAGCTGATCGGTCTCAACGACATCGAAAAGCGTTGGGTGCTTAAGAATCCGAGTCATCTTTTCGCCCTTGATGCGCTCATGGAGGTGTACCCCGATGCCTTGGTCATCCAGACACATCGCCCTGCCGAGACCATCATTGCCTCGGTCTGCTCGCTCAACGAGCATGCGACGGCAGGTTGGTCGCAGACCTTTGTCGGTGCCACCCTCGGCGCCGATCAGCTGGATACCTGGGCTCGTGGTCTGGAGTCGTTCAAGTCCGCGCGCACAAAGTACGACGAGGCGCAATTCTGCGATGTCGACTACTTCGACTTCATCTCCGATCCGATCGGCACCGTTGAATCCATCTACCGGCACTTTGGATTGGAGCTGTCGGCGTCCGCTCTGGTGGAGATGCAGAAGATGAACGACGAGAGTCAAAAGGGCCCGCGCGCACCCAAGCATGTCTACTCGCTTGCCGACTATGGGCTGAGTAAGGAAGCGGTGATGGAGCGCTTCGCGGGGCTGTGA
- a CDS encoding SDR family oxidoreductase has protein sequence MSLLDFDGKVVVVSGIGPGLGGALATKFAAAGADVVLAARTQSRLDEVAEQITATGRKALAVATDITDEASVANLVERATETFGSIDILVNNAFSIPSMKSLEKTDYQHIRDSVELTVVGTLRLTQGFAGALARSNGAVVNINSMVIRHSQIRYGSYKIAKSALLAMSQSLATELGPQGVRVNSVVPGYMWGENLKGYFEHQAKKYGGTVEQIYEYTAANSDLKRLPTTDEVANAVLFLASNLASGITGQALDVNCGEFHA, from the coding sequence ATGAGTCTCCTCGACTTTGACGGCAAGGTCGTCGTGGTGTCCGGTATCGGCCCGGGACTGGGCGGTGCGCTGGCCACCAAGTTTGCCGCGGCCGGTGCCGATGTGGTCCTCGCGGCACGCACCCAGTCACGCCTCGATGAGGTGGCTGAGCAGATCACCGCGACCGGGCGCAAAGCCCTTGCGGTGGCCACGGATATCACTGATGAGGCCAGCGTCGCCAACCTCGTCGAACGTGCCACCGAAACGTTCGGAAGCATCGACATCCTTGTCAACAACGCCTTTAGCATTCCTTCGATGAAGTCTCTGGAGAAGACCGACTATCAGCATATTCGCGATAGCGTCGAACTCACGGTGGTCGGTACGCTGAGGCTGACGCAGGGCTTTGCGGGCGCGCTCGCCCGATCGAACGGGGCGGTCGTCAACATCAACTCGATGGTCATCCGGCACTCGCAGATTCGTTACGGCAGTTACAAGATCGCCAAGTCCGCGCTGCTGGCCATGTCCCAATCATTGGCCACAGAATTGGGGCCACAGGGAGTTCGGGTGAACTCGGTGGTACCCGGATACATGTGGGGTGAGAACCTCAAGGGCTACTTCGAGCACCAGGCCAAGAAGTACGGCGGCACCGTCGAGCAGATTTACGAATACACGGCCGCGAACTCCGATCTCAAACGGCTACCGACCACCGATGAGGTGGCCAATGCCGTGCTGTTCCTTGCGTCCAACCTGGCGAGCGGAATCACCGGCCAGGCCCTCGATGTCAACTGCGGCGAGTTCCACGCTTAG